DNA from Gramella sp. MAR_2010_147:
TGGCAGGGTGATTACAGGGATACTTTTGTAAATAATACCAGCTCATCAAGTACAGGTTCTGTAGATCGTTTGACAAATAAATATGTAATGTATTTTGAAAAATTCTTGCGTTCCGGAAAAATTGGTTTCCCTTCTGGTGCCATTACAGGAGCGCCTTCACCAATCAATGTGGAAGCATATTACGCTGAAGACTTTTCTAAAGAGCTTTATTTGGAGGCCTTGAAAAGCAGTAAAGATTTTTTCACAGGAAAGTATTTTGGAAGTAGTGAAACTGGAAAAAGTTATCAGGCATATTTAGAAGCACTGGATAGAGAGGAACTTTCGAGTGATATTTTATCACAATTCAATACTATAAGCTCGATGTCTGGAGATCTTGATACAAGTCTTAGAAATCAGGTAGAAACCAATAATACATTAATGCTAGAGGTTCATGATGAATTACAAAAGGAAGTAGTATTGCTAAAATTAGATATGCTGCAGGCGCTTTCTATTAGTGTGGATTATGTAGATTCAGACGGAGATTAGTCTGTTTAAATGAATTTTTCGATCTCAAAATATCTGAATACCTATACCGAAGCAGCACCGCTTGCGGTTTTTAGAATAGGATTTGGAATTATGATGTTTGCTAGTATCATTAGATTCTGGCTTAACGGATGGATTGAAAAACTTTATATAACTCCAAAATTTCATTTTAGTTATTACAATTTTGAATGGGTGAAACCGCTTGGCGATTTCACCTATTTACTTTTTATAGTATGTGGTCTTGCCGCACTTTTCGTAGCATTGGGTTATAAATACCGCATAGCGATCATTACTTTTTTCCTGAGTTTTACTTACATCGAGCTCATGGATAAGACCACCTATCTTAACCATTATTATTTTATAAGCATCCTTAGTTTTTTGCTTGTCTTTTTACCTGCAAATGCCTATTTCTCCCTGGATGCCTGGAAAAATCCAGCTAAAACTTTCCAAAAGATACCAAAATGGAGTATAGATTCAATTAAACTTTTACTCGCTATTGTTTACTTCTACGCAGGTCTGGCAAAGCTTAATTCAGACTGGCTGTTTAGAGCAATGCCTTTAAAGATCTGGCTTCCTTCAAAATATGATCTTCCTTTTTTGGGAGATCTTATGCAACAGGAATGGGTGGCTTATGCATTTAGCTGGAGTGGGATGCTCTACGATCTCTTTATCCCGTTTTTATTGCTCTATAGTAGAACTCGATTTATGGCATTTCTGGCCGTGATCGTATTCCATATAATGACACGCGTTTTATTCCCCATTGGGATGTTTCCTTATATTATGATCGTGAGCGCACTTATATTCTTTAGCCCGAAAGTGCATCATCAAATTCTGAATAAAATTTCATCCTGGCTTAGCATCAATAAAACGAGATTTGACAATAATAGACTGCTTTTTAAAGAACCTGCCAGGAGAAAGCTTCTTGTCTCGGTGGTAAGTGTATTTTTTATCATTCAATTATTATTTCCATGGAGGTATTTACTATATCCTGGAGAATTATTCTGGACCGAAGAAGGTTTCAGGTTTTCCTGGAGAGTCATGTTGATGGAAAAAGCCGGATATGCCGAATTCAAGGTCGTTGATGCTGAAACAGGAAAACGTTTTTATGTAGATAATTCAGATTTTCTTACTCCATTTCAGGAGAAGCAAATGTCTTTTCAACCAGATTTTATTTTAGAGTATGCCCATTTCCTGGCAGATCATTTCCGTAAAGATGGACATAGGAATATTGAAATTTATGTAGATAGTTATGTAGGGCTTAATGGGAGAAAAAGTACTCCTTATATAAGTCCCGATGTTAATTTGCTTAATTTCGCCGATTCGTTTAAACACAAAACATACATTTTACCCTTCGAAGATGAAATTAAAGGTCTTTAGTATATTTTTCTTTTTTTGCCTGTTTACGAATGCTCAGAATTCGCTAAGCGGTATAGTGACTTCCTCAGAAACCGGTGAGCCTGTTCCCAATGCAGAAATATGGAATAAGACTACTGGAAAATTGACCGTGGCCAACGTAAATGGTGAGTTTGAAGTAAGGGAATTGAAAGAGGGTACCTATATTTTTGCTGTTTTTAGCTATGAGTTTGAAATTCTGGAAAAGGAAATAGCGGTGACACAGAATACTACAGCAAATTTTCAATTATCACCTCTTGCTGAAAGTTTGAGCGAGGTAATGATCACCAATAGAAGGGAGCAGCTTTTTGCCCTGCGT
Protein-coding regions in this window:
- a CDS encoding HTTM domain-containing protein, with translation MNFSISKYLNTYTEAAPLAVFRIGFGIMMFASIIRFWLNGWIEKLYITPKFHFSYYNFEWVKPLGDFTYLLFIVCGLAALFVALGYKYRIAIITFFLSFTYIELMDKTTYLNHYYFISILSFLLVFLPANAYFSLDAWKNPAKTFQKIPKWSIDSIKLLLAIVYFYAGLAKLNSDWLFRAMPLKIWLPSKYDLPFLGDLMQQEWVAYAFSWSGMLYDLFIPFLLLYSRTRFMAFLAVIVFHIMTRVLFPIGMFPYIMIVSALIFFSPKVHHQILNKISSWLSINKTRFDNNRLLFKEPARRKLLVSVVSVFFIIQLLFPWRYLLYPGELFWTEEGFRFSWRVMLMEKAGYAEFKVVDAETGKRFYVDNSDFLTPFQEKQMSFQPDFILEYAHFLADHFRKDGHRNIEIYVDSYVGLNGRKSTPYISPDVNLLNFADSFKHKTYILPFEDEIKGL